A part of Haloarchaeobius sp. HME9146 genomic DNA contains:
- a CDS encoding ABC transporter ATP-binding protein, translating to MVPAIELSGVTKRFGEDVVALSDLDLRVEEGEIFGFLGPNGAGKSTTIDMLLDYIRPTEGTVTVLGMDAQVDSMSVRQRVGVLPDAYHVYDRLTGRQHVQFAIDSKGASDDPMALLERVGIAEAADRKAGGYSKGMKQRLVLAMALVGEPDLLILDEPTTGLDPNGAREMREIIRAESARGATVFFSSHILEQVEAVCDRVAILNKGELVAVDTIENLRASMGGGSTLTVTVEGELSDRALDTVEHLPGVTSVTASGSTLTVACDTGAKTAVLDAIESTGLAVTDFATDQTSLEDLFMSFTADAPATEAELRTDGDGEVRA from the coding sequence ATGGTTCCTGCGATTGAACTTTCTGGAGTCACGAAGCGATTCGGCGAGGACGTCGTCGCGCTCAGTGACCTCGACCTCCGGGTCGAGGAGGGGGAGATATTCGGTTTCCTCGGCCCGAACGGGGCCGGGAAGTCGACGACCATCGACATGCTGCTCGACTACATCCGTCCCACAGAAGGGACCGTCACCGTCCTCGGGATGGACGCCCAGGTCGACAGCATGTCGGTCCGCCAGCGCGTGGGCGTCCTGCCCGACGCCTACCACGTGTACGACCGGCTCACCGGCCGCCAGCACGTCCAGTTCGCCATCGACTCGAAGGGCGCGTCGGACGACCCGATGGCGCTCCTGGAACGGGTCGGCATCGCCGAGGCCGCCGACCGGAAGGCCGGCGGCTACTCGAAGGGGATGAAGCAGCGGCTCGTCCTCGCGATGGCCCTCGTCGGTGAGCCCGACCTGCTCATCCTCGACGAGCCCACCACCGGGCTGGACCCCAATGGCGCTCGCGAGATGCGCGAGATCATCCGCGCCGAGTCCGCCCGGGGTGCGACCGTGTTCTTCTCCAGCCACATCCTGGAGCAGGTCGAGGCCGTCTGTGACCGCGTCGCCATCCTCAACAAGGGCGAACTCGTCGCGGTCGACACCATCGAGAACCTCCGCGCCAGCATGGGCGGCGGGTCCACGCTCACCGTCACGGTCGAGGGCGAACTCTCCGACCGGGCGCTCGACACCGTCGAGCACCTCCCGGGCGTGACTTCGGTCACCGCGTCGGGCTCGACGCTCACCGTCGCCTGTGACACCGGCGCGAAGACGGCCGTCCTCGACGCCATCGAGTCGACCGGCCTCGCCGTCACCGACTTCGCCACCGACCAGACCTCGCTGGAGGACCTGTTCATGAGCTTCACCGCCGACGCCCCGGCGACCGAAGCCGAACTTCGGACCGACGGCGACGGGGAGGTGCGCGCATGA
- a CDS encoding ABC transporter permease translates to MSFTVVARKDFADARRSRALWFLTALFVLFAGVMAYAYATLDIPITVGTETYEGSTLGLVFFLVAPASLFISITAVVIANKAIAGERESGQMKLALGLPNSRFDFVLGKVVGRAAVLLAAVVIGFVVSLGVVVATLGELALVPFATFLGVTVVYALVYVSLVVALSSMFASAGQATSAAVGLWFLLEVLWDVVPLGLYWVVNGFSLDGQPPQWIGGIAGLSPSTAYNTALTAVMPNVSPIAQGDAFYLQPWFGLVVLAFWLVVPLALGAWRFNSVDL, encoded by the coding sequence ATGAGCTTCACCGTCGTCGCCCGGAAGGACTTCGCGGACGCCCGCCGCTCACGGGCGCTCTGGTTCCTGACGGCACTGTTCGTGCTGTTCGCGGGCGTCATGGCGTACGCCTACGCCACGCTCGACATCCCGATTACCGTGGGTACGGAGACCTACGAGGGCTCGACGCTCGGACTGGTGTTCTTCCTCGTCGCCCCGGCCTCGCTGTTCATCTCGATAACCGCCGTGGTCATCGCGAACAAGGCAATCGCCGGCGAGCGCGAGTCCGGCCAGATGAAGCTCGCCCTCGGCCTGCCGAACTCCCGGTTCGACTTCGTCCTCGGGAAGGTCGTCGGCCGCGCCGCGGTCCTGCTGGCCGCGGTCGTCATCGGCTTCGTCGTCTCGCTCGGCGTGGTCGTCGCGACGCTCGGTGAACTCGCGCTCGTCCCGTTCGCGACGTTCCTCGGCGTGACCGTCGTGTACGCGCTGGTGTACGTCTCGCTGGTCGTCGCGCTCTCGTCGATGTTCGCGTCGGCCGGCCAGGCGACCTCGGCCGCGGTCGGTCTCTGGTTCCTCCTGGAGGTCCTCTGGGACGTCGTGCCGCTGGGTCTGTACTGGGTCGTCAACGGCTTCTCACTGGACGGGCAGCCCCCGCAATGGATCGGCGGTATCGCCGGCCTCTCGCCGTCGACGGCGTACAACACCGCGCTCACCGCGGTGATGCCCAACGTCAGCCCGATCGCACAGGGCGACGCGTTCTACCTCCAGCCCTGGTTCGGGCTCGTGGTGCTCGCGTTCTGGCTGGTCGTCCCGCTCGCGCTCGGTGCGTGGCGGTTCAACAGCGTCGACCTCTGA
- a CDS encoding ABC transporter ATP-binding protein, translating into MPAIELDSVTKRFDEVLALDSLSMTVEEGEVFGFLGPNGAGKSTTIDILLDFIRPTAGGCRVLGIDPQQDSEAVRQRVGVLPDGYHVYDRLTGRQHVQFAIDSKNASDDPLDLLERVGIAEAADRKAGGYSKGMTQRLVLAMALVGEPDLLVLDEPTTGLDPNGARQMREIIREESARGATVFFSSHILEQVEAVCDRVAILRSGQLVAVDSIDNLREGMTGTAETLTVTTAEPVDETAQDAVREIEGVASLSAAGRELIVSLSANVKMEVLGTLEEWNVDVQDFSTEETSLEELFVRYTEAEA; encoded by the coding sequence ATGCCCGCCATCGAACTCGACAGCGTCACCAAGCGCTTCGACGAGGTCCTCGCGCTCGACTCGCTCTCCATGACCGTCGAGGAGGGGGAGGTGTTCGGCTTCCTTGGGCCCAACGGGGCCGGGAAGTCGACCACCATCGACATCCTCCTCGACTTCATCCGCCCGACAGCCGGTGGCTGCCGGGTCCTCGGCATCGACCCACAGCAGGATTCGGAAGCGGTTCGCCAGCGCGTCGGCGTCCTCCCCGACGGCTACCACGTCTACGACCGGCTCACGGGCCGCCAGCACGTCCAGTTCGCAATCGACTCGAAGAACGCGAGTGACGACCCGCTCGACCTGCTGGAGCGTGTCGGCATCGCCGAGGCCGCCGACCGCAAAGCCGGCGGCTACTCGAAGGGGATGACCCAGCGCCTCGTCCTCGCGATGGCCCTCGTCGGTGAGCCGGACCTGCTCGTCCTCGACGAACCCACCACAGGGCTGGACCCCAATGGCGCTCGCCAGATGCGCGAGATAATCCGGGAGGAGTCGGCCCGCGGCGCGACCGTGTTCTTCTCCAGCCACATCCTGGAGCAGGTCGAGGCCGTCTGTGACCGCGTCGCCATCCTCCGGTCGGGACAACTGGTCGCCGTCGACAGCATCGACAACCTCCGCGAGGGGATGACCGGAACCGCCGAGACGCTGACGGTGACGACCGCCGAGCCGGTCGACGAGACGGCCCAGGACGCCGTTCGAGAGATAGAGGGCGTCGCCTCGCTCTCGGCGGCCGGCCGGGAACTCATCGTCTCGCTCTCGGCCAACGTGAAGATGGAGGTGCTCGGGACGCTGGAGGAGTGGAACGTCGACGTGCAGGACTTCTCGACCGAGGAGACCTCGCTCGAAGAGCTGTTCGTGCGGTACACGGAGGCCGAAGCATGA
- a CDS encoding ABC transporter permease encodes MSWLVVAKKDFQDAVRSKVLWGISALFILLMAGTVAVFSLTEGLFEAGGPGGGPAGPGAAGVNFGPFLFLASATTLFVTITALVTCHKSVAGERDSGSLKLLLGLPHSRLDVLLGKTVGRTAVLALPILLGFVFSYLVALGYGVDFPLGEYVLFALLTVLFAFVYVSIVVGVSATTGSSSRATTLAIGIFFVFEIMWDVVPTGILFLVSGFSLPVNPANYPAWYYLVTWLAPSGAYNAAREAVLPESAAVSLPAEAWFLEPGLGFAFLGFWVVVSLGLGYLRFERADL; translated from the coding sequence ATGAGCTGGCTGGTCGTCGCGAAGAAGGACTTCCAGGACGCGGTCCGGTCGAAGGTGCTCTGGGGTATCTCGGCGCTGTTCATCCTGCTCATGGCGGGGACGGTGGCGGTGTTCTCGCTCACGGAGGGGCTGTTCGAGGCGGGCGGCCCGGGCGGCGGTCCTGCCGGGCCGGGTGCCGCCGGCGTCAACTTCGGCCCGTTCCTCTTCCTCGCCAGTGCGACCACGCTGTTCGTCACCATCACGGCGCTCGTGACGTGTCACAAGTCGGTCGCGGGCGAGCGTGACTCGGGAAGTCTGAAGCTCCTGCTCGGGCTGCCACACTCCCGGCTCGACGTCCTGCTCGGGAAGACGGTCGGCAGAACCGCGGTGCTCGCACTGCCCATCCTGCTCGGGTTCGTGTTCTCGTACCTCGTCGCGCTGGGCTACGGCGTCGACTTCCCGCTCGGGGAGTACGTCCTGTTCGCCCTCCTGACCGTGTTGTTCGCGTTCGTCTACGTGAGCATCGTCGTCGGCGTATCGGCCACGACCGGCTCCAGCTCGCGGGCGACCACGCTCGCGATTGGCATCTTCTTCGTGTTCGAGATTATGTGGGACGTGGTGCCGACTGGCATTCTCTTCCTCGTCAGCGGCTTCTCGCTCCCCGTCAACCCCGCGAACTACCCGGCGTGGTACTACCTCGTGACGTGGCTCGCCCCCAGCGGCGCGTACAACGCGGCCCGCGAGGCCGTTCTGCCGGAATCCGCGGCGGTGTCGCTCCCGGCCGAGGCGTGGTTCCTCGAACCCGGTCTCGGCTTCGCATTCCTGGGGTTCTGGGTCGTCGTCTCGCTCGGGCTTGGCTACCTCCGGTTCGAGCGCGCCGACCTCTGA
- a CDS encoding ABC transporter ATP-binding protein, whose product MAAIDCRGVTKRYGAVTALCDLDLTVESGEVFGFLGPNGAGKSTTIDILLNYTYPTAGEVEVLGMDAEAETVAVRERTGVLPDGYGPLGEMTGREHVEFAIEAKQGYEEPMALLERVGIPDAADRPATGYSKGMRQRLMLAMALAGEPDLLILDEPSTGLDPAGAREMRQIVLEEADRGATVFFSSHILEQVEAVCDRVGILSEGRLVAIDTIDGLRDAAGATGQVTVHLDSVPDSLPGSIRALDGVSSVEASDRTLTVGCENRAKGMVVQACYNAGATVENLETSQASLEDLFVAYTQDGGGRRTRETATPEAER is encoded by the coding sequence ATGGCCGCCATCGACTGCCGGGGCGTCACCAAGCGCTACGGCGCAGTCACCGCCCTCTGCGACCTCGACCTCACGGTCGAATCCGGCGAGGTGTTCGGCTTCCTGGGCCCCAACGGGGCCGGGAAGTCGACCACCATCGACATCCTGTTGAACTACACCTACCCGACCGCAGGCGAGGTGGAAGTCCTCGGGATGGACGCCGAGGCGGAGACTGTCGCGGTGCGCGAACGGACCGGCGTCCTCCCCGACGGCTACGGCCCGCTCGGGGAGATGACAGGACGAGAGCACGTCGAGTTCGCCATCGAGGCGAAACAGGGGTACGAGGAGCCGATGGCCCTGCTGGAGCGCGTCGGCATCCCCGACGCCGCCGACCGGCCCGCCACGGGCTACTCGAAGGGGATGCGCCAGCGCCTCATGCTCGCGATGGCGCTGGCCGGCGAACCCGACCTCCTCATCCTCGACGAACCGTCGACCGGGCTGGACCCGGCCGGCGCACGGGAGATGCGCCAGATCGTCCTCGAAGAGGCAGACCGCGGCGCGACCGTGTTCTTCTCCAGCCACATCCTCGAACAGGTCGAGGCGGTGTGCGACCGGGTCGGCATCCTGAGCGAGGGCCGCCTCGTCGCCATCGACACCATCGACGGACTGCGAGATGCGGCCGGCGCGACCGGGCAGGTGACGGTCCACCTCGATTCGGTACCCGACAGCCTGCCGGGGAGCATCCGGGCGCTCGACGGCGTCTCTTCGGTCGAGGCGTCGGACCGGACCCTCACCGTGGGCTGTGAGAACCGGGCGAAGGGGATGGTCGTCCAGGCCTGCTACAACGCCGGTGCGACCGTCGAGAACCTCGAGACGAGCCAGGCCTCGCTGGAGGACCTGTTCGTCGCCTACACCCAGGACGGCGGCGGTCGGCGCACCCGCGAGACCGCCACCCCGGAGGCAGAGCGATGA
- a CDS encoding ABC transporter permease: MRWRLVAEKDFHDSRRSRSLYVGGVLFALLGLAIGYAYGSNLTPASTGAQLVSILLAGFVYITPLLGLTFAQGDIVTKRADGELKVLLGLPFSRGDFLLGTFVGRLAVVLTLTLTPFVLSHLVAALFLAPFDLPYTVLSLLTLSVLAVIFVGLATAFSAAFSGRALTVTAAFGVFLLFFLRIWRFIPVVALYLANGFSFPTTTPTWARVFVEFGPLVSLRNLVVALDPKLGFGFGFVGTTVPPNPPWYQQPAVAAVVLGLWATVPLGLAYVRFRNADL; this comes from the coding sequence ATGAGGTGGCGACTGGTCGCCGAGAAGGACTTTCACGACAGCCGGCGCTCGCGGAGCCTCTACGTCGGTGGGGTGCTGTTCGCGCTGCTCGGCCTCGCCATCGGCTACGCCTACGGGAGCAACCTGACACCCGCCTCGACCGGCGCACAGCTCGTCTCGATACTGCTGGCGGGGTTCGTCTACATCACGCCCCTGCTCGGGCTGACGTTCGCCCAGGGCGACATCGTCACGAAACGCGCCGACGGCGAGCTCAAGGTGCTCCTCGGGCTGCCGTTCTCCCGCGGCGACTTCCTCCTCGGGACGTTCGTCGGCCGTCTCGCCGTGGTGCTCACGCTCACGCTGACCCCGTTCGTGCTGTCACATCTCGTCGCTGCGCTGTTCCTCGCCCCGTTCGACCTCCCCTACACCGTGCTGTCGCTGCTGACGCTCTCCGTGCTGGCGGTCATCTTCGTCGGCCTCGCGACGGCCTTCTCGGCCGCGTTCAGCGGTCGCGCACTGACGGTCACGGCCGCCTTCGGCGTCTTCTTGCTCTTCTTCCTCCGCATCTGGCGGTTCATCCCGGTCGTCGCCCTCTACCTGGCGAACGGGTTCTCGTTCCCGACGACGACGCCCACCTGGGCCCGGGTGTTCGTCGAGTTCGGCCCCCTCGTATCGCTCCGGAATCTCGTCGTCGCGCTCGACCCGAAGCTCGGGTTCGGCTTCGGCTTCGTCGGGACCACCGTCCCACCGAACCCACCCTGGTACCAGCAGCCGGCCGTCGCAGCCGTGGTTCTCGGCCTCTGGGCCACTGTCCCGCTCGGACTCGCGTACGTTCGGTTCCGGAATGCCGACCTCTGA
- a CDS encoding HAD-IA family hydrolase codes for MTAYDTVLFDNDGVLVDPPAAETQAAAIRDAFAAVGVDSPEQAHVEYLCGGVFPDGLRDIATEYDLDPAELWTAREEYDERSQFAKFRDGTRDTYDDVTAITDLDQPMGVVSSNHHSTIEFILDHFGLHDVFDTYYGREMTIDSLTRKKPNTHYLDRAMADIGGDSALYVGDSDTDVLAAHRAGMDSVFVRREHSRDTELTEAATYEVTDLHGVADIVGG; via the coding sequence GTGACAGCGTACGATACGGTCCTCTTCGACAACGACGGCGTCCTCGTCGACCCGCCGGCCGCGGAAACGCAGGCCGCGGCCATCCGGGACGCCTTCGCGGCGGTCGGCGTCGACTCCCCGGAACAGGCCCACGTCGAGTACCTCTGCGGCGGCGTGTTTCCCGATGGCCTCCGCGATATCGCCACAGAATACGACCTCGACCCGGCGGAGCTGTGGACGGCCCGCGAGGAGTACGACGAGCGCTCGCAGTTCGCGAAGTTCCGCGACGGCACCCGGGACACCTACGACGACGTGACGGCCATCACCGACCTCGACCAGCCCATGGGGGTCGTGAGCAGCAACCACCACAGCACCATCGAATTCATCCTCGACCACTTCGGCCTCCACGACGTCTTCGACACCTACTACGGCCGCGAGATGACCATCGACAGCCTGACCAGGAAGAAGCCGAACACGCACTACCTCGACCGGGCGATGGCCGACATTGGCGGCGACTCGGCGCTCTACGTGGGCGATAGCGATACCGACGTACTCGCGGCCCACCGCGCCGGCATGGATTCGGTGTTCGTCCGGCGCGAACACAGCCGGGACACGGAACTCACCGAGGCGGCGACCTACGAGGTGACGGACCTCCACGGGGTGGCCGACATCGTCGGTGGCTGA
- a CDS encoding helix-turn-helix domain-containing protein yields the protein MAIVAEILLRSQDLPLVRLAGSLPNGEISLSNAIPMEDDTYLFMVSVEETSHEAFQSGLHRQPEIDDWTEIGRTAEGWFYQVFVDADPSLFDAHDPAEFAGVMLEATITGEGVVERKVFSDFDSFTTFQDWCAMADLSLDLLNIATDPENPEERARFGLTDRQYRAVSLAFAGGYYDSPRGMSTQELADELGISAASASDLLRRAEHQLLSQTLGPKQHLNTLTA from the coding sequence ATGGCAATCGTCGCAGAGATACTCCTCCGGTCGCAGGACCTCCCCCTGGTCCGCCTCGCAGGCTCGCTGCCGAACGGCGAGATATCGCTCTCGAACGCCATCCCGATGGAAGACGACACGTACCTGTTCATGGTCAGCGTGGAGGAGACCTCACACGAGGCGTTCCAGTCGGGACTGCATCGGCAACCCGAAATCGACGACTGGACGGAGATCGGCCGGACTGCGGAGGGCTGGTTCTACCAGGTGTTCGTCGACGCCGACCCGTCCCTGTTCGACGCGCACGACCCGGCCGAATTCGCGGGCGTCATGCTGGAGGCGACCATCACCGGTGAGGGCGTGGTCGAACGGAAGGTGTTCTCGGACTTCGACTCGTTCACTACGTTCCAGGACTGGTGTGCCATGGCCGACCTCTCGCTCGACCTGCTGAACATCGCCACGGACCCCGAGAATCCCGAGGAACGCGCCCGGTTCGGCCTCACCGACAGACAGTACAGAGCGGTGTCGCTCGCGTTCGCTGGCGGGTACTACGACTCGCCGCGGGGAATGTCGACGCAGGAACTCGCCGACGAACTCGGTATCTCGGCGGCGTCCGCCTCCGACCTCCTTCGCCGGGCCGAACACCAGTTGCTGAGCCAGACGCTCGGACCGAAGCAGCACTTAAACACGCTTACTGCCTAG
- a CDS encoding SDR family oxidoreductase, producing the protein MSDETTSTGLAQRSLDDDVAIVTGASSGIGEATAEALAAAGATVVLAARRLDELETLADRIESDGGDALVVQTDVTEEDDIDELVETTTDEFGRIDILVNNAGVMLLEPLERAERSNLRQMVEVNLLGLMNLTHAVLPTMQEQGTGHVVNVSSVAGRRARANVSGYNATKFGVNAFTEAVRQEVTTENIRTTIIEPGAVETELPTHITDEQVLEQLAEMEMPTLAPDDIARSIVYATTQPEHVNVAELMVMPTGQE; encoded by the coding sequence ATGTCAGACGAGACAACTTCGACAGGACTGGCCCAGCGCTCACTCGACGACGACGTGGCAATCGTGACCGGTGCGTCCTCCGGAATCGGTGAGGCGACCGCCGAGGCGCTTGCTGCGGCGGGCGCGACGGTCGTTCTCGCGGCCCGCCGCCTCGACGAACTGGAGACCCTCGCGGACCGTATCGAATCCGATGGCGGCGACGCGCTCGTCGTCCAGACCGACGTGACCGAGGAGGACGACATCGACGAACTCGTCGAGACGACCACCGACGAGTTCGGGCGTATCGACATCCTGGTCAACAACGCGGGTGTGATGCTCCTCGAACCGCTCGAACGCGCCGAGCGCTCGAACCTCCGCCAGATGGTCGAGGTCAACCTCCTCGGGCTGATGAACCTCACCCACGCCGTGTTGCCGACCATGCAGGAGCAGGGGACGGGCCACGTCGTGAACGTCTCCTCCGTCGCGGGCCGCCGCGCCCGGGCCAACGTGAGCGGGTACAACGCGACGAAGTTCGGCGTCAACGCCTTCACGGAGGCGGTCCGGCAGGAGGTCACGACCGAGAACATCCGGACGACCATCATCGAACCGGGCGCGGTCGAGACGGAACTGCCGACCCACATCACCGACGAACAGGTGCTGGAACAGCTCGCGGAGATGGAGATGCCGACGCTCGCGCCCGACGACATCGCCCGCTCCATCGTGTACGCGACGACGCAGCCAGAACACGTGAACGTGGCCGAGCTGATGGTCATGCCGACCGGACAGGAGTAG
- the ligA gene encoding NAD-dependent DNA ligase LigA: protein MNEAELADNPYVSDPPTDFEPVSAVDEETAREQAAQLRAALHYHDQRYYVQADPLIPDRVYDALFSRLQELEDEFDLQTEDSPTRRVGGEPVDRFETVEHVAPMLSIDSSGEEQDVREFDKRVRRAVGDVTYVCEPKFDGVSLEVIYEDGTLTRAATRGDGYEGDDVTRNARTIGALPQRLRGDYPDYLAVRGEVYMPKEAFQAYNKERVERGDDPFANPRNATAGTIRQQDPSVVAERPLSIFFFDVLDASDGWETHSEALAAFPDMGLPLNDRVETDCDVEDAIAYRDRLLEERDDLDYEIDGVVIKVDDVAKQDELGATARASRWAYAYKFPARTEVTTLANIAVQVGRTGRITPVALLEPVDVGGVTVSRASLHNPSEIEEMNLNVGDEIRLERAGDVIPYVAEVVEKHSEGHFELPETCPVCDSVIERDGPMAFCSGGLGCPAQLKRSVEHYGSDTGLDIEGLGEETVEQFAEAGLVTDGIADLYRLTESELVELEGWGERSAEKLLAEIERTKEPELPDFLAALGIQKVGPETARALAGEFETFEALREAAEAGDEERLRGIEDIGPIVAETIVDFFQSEANQRVLDDLHAAGVDPQPYEVAGADELEGLTFVFTGSLSESRSEFQDLVERHGGSATSSVSGNTDYLVIGDNPGQSKRDDADANDVPTIDEDGFREVLEDHGVTEWVEA from the coding sequence ATGAACGAGGCCGAACTCGCGGACAATCCCTACGTTTCGGACCCACCGACAGACTTCGAGCCGGTTTCGGCGGTCGACGAAGAGACAGCGCGCGAGCAGGCCGCCCAGCTTCGTGCGGCGCTTCACTACCACGACCAGCGCTACTACGTCCAGGCAGACCCCCTGATTCCGGACCGCGTCTACGACGCGCTGTTCTCGCGCCTGCAAGAACTCGAGGACGAATTCGACCTCCAGACCGAGGACTCCCCGACTCGACGGGTCGGCGGCGAACCGGTCGACCGCTTCGAGACGGTCGAACACGTCGCGCCGATGCTCTCCATCGATTCGTCGGGAGAGGAACAGGACGTACGGGAGTTCGACAAACGGGTTCGCCGGGCCGTCGGCGACGTGACCTACGTCTGCGAGCCGAAGTTCGACGGGGTCTCCCTCGAGGTCATCTACGAGGACGGGACGCTCACCCGGGCCGCGACCCGCGGCGACGGCTACGAGGGCGACGACGTGACGAGGAATGCGAGAACCATCGGCGCGCTCCCCCAGCGCCTGCGCGGGGACTATCCCGACTATCTGGCGGTCCGGGGCGAGGTATACATGCCGAAGGAAGCGTTCCAGGCGTACAACAAGGAGCGCGTCGAACGCGGCGACGACCCCTTCGCGAACCCCCGAAACGCGACCGCGGGCACCATCCGCCAGCAGGACCCGAGCGTGGTCGCGGAACGCCCCCTCTCCATCTTCTTCTTCGACGTGCTGGACGCCTCCGACGGGTGGGAGACCCACTCCGAGGCGCTGGCGGCGTTCCCCGACATGGGCCTGCCCCTGAACGACCGGGTCGAGACCGACTGCGACGTCGAGGACGCCATCGCCTACCGCGACCGGCTGCTCGAGGAACGCGACGACCTCGACTACGAGATAGACGGCGTGGTCATCAAGGTCGACGACGTGGCCAAACAGGACGAACTGGGTGCGACCGCCCGGGCCTCCCGGTGGGCCTACGCCTACAAGTTCCCCGCCCGGACCGAGGTCACGACGCTGGCGAACATCGCGGTGCAGGTCGGCCGGACCGGGCGCATCACCCCGGTCGCCCTGCTCGAGCCGGTCGACGTGGGCGGCGTGACGGTCTCGCGGGCCAGCCTGCACAACCCGAGCGAGATCGAGGAGATGAACCTGAACGTCGGCGACGAGATTCGCCTCGAACGCGCCGGGGACGTGATTCCCTACGTCGCCGAGGTCGTCGAGAAACACAGCGAGGGCCACTTCGAGCTGCCCGAGACGTGCCCGGTCTGTGACAGCGTCATCGAGCGCGACGGGCCGATGGCGTTCTGCTCGGGCGGCCTCGGCTGCCCGGCGCAGTTGAAACGCTCCGTGGAGCACTACGGGAGCGACACCGGTCTCGACATCGAAGGACTCGGCGAGGAGACCGTCGAGCAGTTCGCCGAAGCCGGGCTGGTCACCGACGGCATCGCGGACCTCTACCGCCTGACCGAGTCGGAACTCGTCGAACTCGAAGGCTGGGGCGAGCGCAGCGCCGAGAAGCTACTGGCGGAGATAGAGCGGACGAAGGAACCCGAGTTACCGGACTTCCTCGCCGCACTGGGCATCCAGAAGGTCGGCCCGGAGACCGCCCGCGCCCTCGCCGGCGAGTTCGAGACGTTCGAGGCGCTGCGCGAGGCCGCCGAAGCCGGCGACGAGGAGCGTCTTCGGGGTATCGAGGACATCGGCCCCATCGTCGCCGAGACCATCGTCGACTTCTTCCAGAGCGAGGCGAACCAGCGCGTCCTCGACGACCTGCACGCGGCGGGTGTCGACCCACAGCCCTACGAAGTCGCGGGAGCCGACGAACTGGAGGGGCTGACGTTCGTGTTCACCGGGTCGCTCTCGGAATCCAGGAGCGAATTCCAGGACCTCGTGGAGCGCCACGGCGGCAGCGCCACCTCCTCGGTGTCGGGCAACACCGACTACCTCGTCATCGGCGACAATCCGGGGCAGTCCAAGCGCGACGACGCCGACGCGAACGACGTGCCGACCATCGACGAGGATGGGTTCAGGGAGGTGCTGGAAGACCACGGCGTGACAGAGTGGGTCGAAGCGTAG